Proteins from one Drosophila gunungcola strain Sukarami chromosome 3R, Dgunungcola_SK_2, whole genome shotgun sequence genomic window:
- the LOC128266564 gene encoding salivary glue protein Sgs-5-like, whose amino-acid sequence MYVKLFLLFVLLGGFFHLNKAQTTDCSNTCISRVRCNPYYKDLVWAVVDRVCRVFQNGCIFGNKNCMRANQCLPPMVAITKEKCMESCPRMCSRGAPPVCGWFPYTDSNGTTGGRDMTFRSRCLLDLYACRHAEAYVNEPRIGPCA is encoded by the exons ATGTACGTGAAGCTCTTTTTATTATTCGTTTTATTGGGTGGATTTTTTCACCTGAATAAAGCCCAAACAACAGACTGCTCGAATACGTGTATCTCACGTGTAAGATGCAATCCTTACTATAAGGATCTAGTCTGGGCAGTAGTAGATCGCGTTTGTCGAGTTTTCCAGAACGGCTGTATTTTTGGTAATAAGAACTGCATGAGGGCCAACCAATGCTTGCCAc CAATGGTGGCCATTACAAAGGAAAAGTGTATGGAATCCTGTCCGAGAATGTGTTCTCGTGGCGCACCTCCGGTGTGTGGATGGTTTCCCTATACGGATAGCAATGGAACAACTGGAGGCCGGGACATGACCTTCCGAAGTCGCTGCCTGTTGGATCTTTACGCCTGCCGTCACGCCGAAG cCTATGTAAATGAACCTCGCATTGGACCCTGCGCCTAA
- the LOC128266562 gene encoding uncharacterized protein LOC128266562, whose product MPAVWMWVWMLLAVMNLTLGQSISEEPLNDNEASNGNTENYIKVQPKSAKFRSTLCTKCYPFLYPKDKYYVLPKRTGTKKRHNVVFLMEDRKTGRTIKVAFKNGLKNDKNVRVLKGFRSLNSPCREKPGRCVYRLVNRKTFRTYKVDFKTGFKNKKKVNIIKLIP is encoded by the coding sequence ATGCCTGCTGTGTGGATGTGGGTGTGGATGCTCTTGGCGGTCATGAATCTGACACTCGGTCAATCCATTAGTGAGGAACCGCTTAATGATAACGAGGCATCCAATGGAAACACGGAAAATTACATTAAAGTCCAGCCAAAGTCGGCGAAATTCCGAAGTACTTTATGTACAAAATGCTACCCCTTTCTGTACCCAAAGGACAAGTATTATGTGCTGCCCAAAAGGACAGGAACAAAAAAGCGTCATAACGTTGTCTTTCTGATGGAAGATCGGAAAACGGGACGGACCATCAAAGTTGCCTTTAAGAATGGccttaaaaatgataaaaatgttCGTGTTTTGAAAGGCTTTAGGAGCTTGAATAGCCCATGCCGGGAAAAGCCGGGAAGATGCGTCTATCGGCTAGTCAACCGGAAAACTTTTCGCACTTACAAAGTGGACTTCAAGACGGGGTTCAAGAATAAAAAGAAGGTTAATATAATAAAGCTAATACCTTAA
- the LOC128266565 gene encoding LOW QUALITY PROTEIN: uncharacterized protein LOC128266565 (The sequence of the model RefSeq protein was modified relative to this genomic sequence to represent the inferred CDS: substituted 1 base at 1 genomic stop codon) has protein sequence MILQKDYTLSSKAGIGAQSRTGCPDICPAVYQPVCGEALVNGKLVRCEFSNGCVMGVSSCQNNIRFSEKPLNECAQTAPICSEFRXSKNIILQINNRVSQTPL, from the exons ATGATTCTCCAAAAAGACTACACTTTATCGTCGAAAG CTGGAATTGGGGCACAATCCAGGACAGGTTGTCCTGATATCTGTCCTGCAGTTTATCAACCTGTCTGTGGAGAGGCTTTAGTAAATGGAAAATTGGTGCGATGTGAATTCAGCAATGGCTGTGTAATGGGTGTCAGCTCGTGTCAAAATAACATAC GTTTTAGCGAAAAGCCTTTGAATGAATGTGCACAAACAGCTCCCATTTGTAGTGAATTTCGCtaatctaaaaatataattttgcaaataaacAACCGTGTTTCACAAACTCCGTTATGA